Part of the Thermodesulfobacteriota bacterium genome, CTTGAATTTTTTCTTCTGTACGCAAAACAGACCCATTTCCTTACGGAGGCGTGAAACTTGGTCTCTTCCTACCTCATGTCCCTGCTCTTGGAGTTCTGCGGTAATACGGCGACTGCCATAGGTCTTTCGGCTCTGAATATGAACCTCCTCGATCAGGGGCTTCAAACCTCTATGCCTGATGGCACGCTGAGACGGTACAGCTTTCAGCCACGCATAATAACCACTGCGCGAAACTTCCAGGATTCGGGCCATGAAACCAATAGGATAGCGGAACCGATACTTTTTCATGAACGCGTACCTGGCATCGATTCCTTGGCAAAGTACGCTGCGGCTTTTTTTAGGATTTCCCGCTCTAGCCGGGCTTCTGCCAGTTCCTTTCTCAACCTGGCATTCTCAGCGGTAAGGTCCGCTACTGAAGGTGTCCCCGGCATCGACGTGCCTTTTCCCTTCTTGTAGCTCACAACCCATCCTGCAATGGTACCCTTTGGTATTGTGAGCCTGCGGGATACCTCATCATGGGTCATCCCCTGTTCAATTACCATTTTAATAACTTCTGCCTTAAGTTCTGGGCTGTAACTGTGGTTCTGTTTCATCTCTTCATTTCTGCCATACTCAAGCAACTCTGTCCATAGATGTCAGTATAGCCCATACAGAGAGAGGATGGCACTACAGAAATTCGCGAACACAAGGAAGAACCGCCTCTATCTAAACCACAAGAATCAAACGCCGAGGTAAACATTCGCTACGTGTTTGTGGACTGGGGTGGCCCTGAAGATGCTATCGATCTTTCCCATCAATATTTAGCGGCTCTCGAAAACTTTGTGAAGGCTGGGTTAAGTAGTGGGATCATTACAGGGTAAACAAACGCATAACACCGCGTTCAAGACCGACTCGCAAAACCGGCGCTTCGCGCCCCTTTTGCTCGCGGGTTAACGCGAACGTTAGGAATACGATAAAATGCCAAAAGTAGAGTGGACCTGCCCGACATGCAAGCAGAAGCATATCCTGAGTGTCACAGACTCTCAGGTGGCTGGAAAAGATCCCATATATCTACTGTGCCCTGATCTTGACCGCCGATACAGATTGATGGGCTTTTTTATAGATACAATCCGTGGGTTTTACTCAACACCTGCTCTTAAGGAACAGGCCGATACGAATACCGAACATTTAAAGGCAGCCTTAGGGCATGAAAAGTTTGAGCAAAAACTTGAAAGGTGGCTCAGAATCCAATATCCACCTTTGGGGCTAATTGACGAGTATCCCGAGAAAATCACTCAGATCATTAATACATATTCAGCCGGATATTTCTATCCCGCTGTAACCTCGGCATGTTGCCTGGCTGAGAGAATACTGAATCGCTTAATCCTAAAAACTCGTGAGCACTTTAAGGGTGATCCTCATTACAAGAGAGTATATCGAAAAGAAAGCTTCGATGATTGGGGAAAGATGATTACCATTATCCATGATTGGCGCCTAGTGCCTGAAAAGGCAATCACCACTATGAAAGAGCTGATGCCGATTAGACATCAAAGCATTCACTACAGCGGAACATTCGATTTTGAGGCAATCGCATCAGATGTAATCAACAAGCTAATTGCTGCGATTACCGAAATTTTTGGTGTAATAAATCGAAAAGACATCTATCTAGTGTTTGATGTCCCGGGAGAGATCTGGGTCCGGCATCACGCTCAGGACCATCCTTTCGTCAAGGAATTTGTATTACCTCATTGCTACTATGCCCACGCCGTCCATGATATTGACTTTGAAAAGCAGAAAATAAGTGAACGGTTAGGGAAAATCGGCCAGCTTACAGATGATGAGTTTGTGCAGCTAAGAAAAACTTCGAAATAGGAGTGATCAGTTTCTAACAAGGGGCTGGTTCGGACTGTCGCTACGCTCCAGCCGCACAGCCCCACCGTTGGCATCGGAAACATGATTTGGGAATCCGCATACTGGAAAGATGAGCTTCTCCGGATGGCCACAGCGCTGGAGCGTAAGAAATCCCAGCAGCGCTGGCCGGAGGCGTCATTCGCGGTCGTAGAGAAGACCGTGATGATCGGGTGCTACTGCATCCGCAAACTGATCGAGTCTCACAAACTGTCTGCGCACCTTGCTCGCCAGTCCATCCGTCTCCGGGCATTTCCCCATAGCGGCAGACCTGTGACGCATATGAACTGGGACATGATAGGCAAGCTGTACGATCTTGACTCACCGTCCGACTGCGCGGCTGAATTGACGTGGGTGTGCAACCAGCTCATCCATAGCTTTGTCTTCGTCCCGTCCTTCACGGAGAACGGTTCGTTCGATGGCGTGTTCTTCTGCTCTGATCGGGAGCGACACAAATCACTGTACCAAGTCCCCGTGGACAGACTCATCAGGCTGTTCCGTCAGGTGGGGAATGACTATCCGGCCTCGGCAAGAATGGTATTCAACCCAGAGAAGCAGGACTACGACGTCACGCAAGAATGAGGGGATGCCAACAAACACCTGGACACGTACGCTGAAAGGCCGCCGCAGACGGCGTCCTTCTAGCGCCGGTCAGGGAAGTCGACCGGGGATGTGGGGACGCTGGTAAAAAAGTAACAAAACCTTATTCGATTAATTGCAACCCATTACTGTCGACCGGGGCGTTCGTGCAGAAAATGCGCGGTTGTGTATCGCCCTGCGCCACGGGGCGACCTGTGGCAGGAATTATACTGTGGGGGCCAGCGGGGGCATGTCTTCATTCTTCACTTAATAATCGGCAACTTCTTTCTGGCTGTAAACTCTGCTTCTCTTCGGTTTTTTCCATCATGTTTCCGATTTCAATTCTTGCTCTATACGTTCGCTATAAGAAGTGCAAAAAAAACATATCAAATCTGGAACTCAGGAACTCAGGGAAGCGCAAACCCAAATAAAAAGAGTCTATCTTTTCCTGATTTCCTGAGTTCCAGATTAATAGCCTTTTCTGAATGTAGGACGGGTTCAAACACCTAACGTGTTACCAAATAAATACCTTTGGGCGTCTGTATTATAACTCCGGTCTATGCCGGAGCCTTGGACAATAGCCAGGCCCTTACCAGTCTGGCCTCCTCATAGGTTACCGTTCCGTCCGAATGCTCTACTATGGGGTTGAGATTCCACTGCTGGAGCGTCAGGAACAGGGCTTCGATTTTCTCCCGCTTTTCGGGATCAATAAGCCGGCCTATATCGATATCGCGGCCGTCGTGGATAAGCCGTTCCAGGTGCGCGGCAATAGTGGACGGCGCAAGTCCACGCGACTTTGCGATTTCCTCCAGTGATAATCCTTTCCTGAAGAGTCCATACGTCTCCCCCACTGTTTCGCCCTTTTTCTTTTTCGGGCCGGGCTTGTCATCAAGGGCGCTATATTGTCCGGCCCGCGTGGAAATGCCGGGATTATCATCCAGGTATCTTCTTATGGCACGCACGAAGGCCTCTCCGTATCGTTCGAGCTTGGCAGTGCCCACCCCGCTGATTCTGCTCATATCGGACGGGGTCACCGGGGAGCTCCCGGCCATCTCACGGAGGGTCTTGTCGGAGAATACGATAAAGGGCGGGACGTGCTCGTCTTCGGCAATGCTTTTGCGCACACCGCGAAGTATTTCAAAAAGCGCATTATCATGCGCCTCGGATGCGCTGCCTGCCATCGGCCGGGCTTTCGCTCCGCTTTCCTCCCTCTTCAGCGCCGCAACCTGTCCTTTACCGTGAAGTATGGCCAGACCTTTTGCTGTCAGCTTTAACACCGGATACTTGCCACCCTCCTGGCAGACGGCATCCTGCGCCAGGAGTTCATCCGCAAGATATCGCCAGTAATTCTTGCCCTTGTGTGTTCCCGCGCCATAGGTTTTGATTTGGTTGTGCCGAAGCTCACGGATACGCCTGGTATCAGCCCCGGTTATTATATCAATGATGTGCCCGATCCCAAACCGTTCCTGGGTTCTTGCCACGGCGGACATGAATATCTGCGCATCTACGGTAACGTCGATTGATTCGACACTGCCGGAACAGATATCACAGGCACCGCAAACATCGGAGGGATAGTCCTCGCCGAAAAAACCGAGAAGCTGTTTTCGCCGACATAGGTTATGGGAGGCATAACCCACCATTTGGTTCAGTTTCTCCAGCGCGATCCTGCGTTCATCATCGTTTGATATTTGATCAATGAAGTAGCGGATCTTAGGGATGTCACCTCTGCTGAAGAAGAGGAGACACTGGGCGGGTTCTCCATCACGACCGGCACGCCCCGTTTCCTGGTAATAACTTTCCACATTCTTGGGCAGATCGGCATGAACAACGAACCGTACATTCGATTTGTCTATGCCCATACCGAAGGCAATGGTAGCCACTATCACCGAGGCCTCGTCCCTGCTGAACGATTCCTGGTTCCTGCTTCGTTCCTCAGCCGACAATCCGGCATGATAGGGCAAGGCAGCGATCCCGCGGGATTTCAGGAAGTCCACCGTTTCCATAACGGAATCTCGCGTGGCGCGATAGATAATACCGGACTCATTGGCATGCTCCTTCAGAAATTGCAGCATCTGTGGCTCCACCCGGTTTTTTCTCATTACCTGATAGAAGAGGTTTGGCCGGTTGAACGAGGCGCGAACAATATACGGAGATATCAAGCCAAGCCTCCCGACAATATCTTCCTGAACCTTCAGAGTAGCCGTCGCGGTGAAAGCCGCAATCGGAACTTCAGGAAATGCCTCCCGGATAATACCCAGATTTAGGTAATCCGGACGGAAATCATGCCCCCATTCGGAAATGCAATGCGCTTCGTCTATGGCAAAGAGCGAGACGGGAACGGTCGTGAGTGTCTCAAGAAAAGTGGGTATGGCAAAACGTTCCGGCGCAATGTAGAGTAACTCTATCCGGCCGTCTTTCAGAATCCGATAGATGTCCGATATCTGCCGGGCGCCCAGCGAACTATTGATAAATGCAGCGGATATGCCGTTTCCGAGCGCAGCGTCGACCTGGTCTTTCATCAGCGAAATCAGAGGACTGATCACCACGACCGTGCCCCGCGTAATCTTTGCCGGCAACTGATAGCAAAGCGACTTCCCGCCGCCGGTGGGCATTACCGCGAAGACGTCCTGCCGCCTTATGATGCTCTTGATTATTGATTCCTGGTTCGGACGAAAGGACTGAAAGCCGAAGACGGTCTTCAAGGTGTCGAGGATACGCAGCTCTTCCGGAACATTCCCCTCATTCATCGATACTCCTCTGCATAAAACGACCCGCGGTATTTGCCGTGCCGACCGCTCCCGCACATAAGTGAAGGAGGACGCCTCGCTATAGGTGTGATTTGGGTAGAACGAAGGGGGATGTATTTTTTAGAGTAATAAAACGTTATCAGGTTTGCGCCTGACTTGCTGAATTTATTTGGTGGGCGATGCGGGACTCGAACCCACGACCTTTGGTTCCGGAGACCAACGCTCTATCCACCTGAGCTAATCGCCCACTGAGTTTATATAACCTCTTGTTTGATCGGCTGTCAATCGCAATTTATCTACATACCTTGCCGACCCTCACCTCAGGACTTCTCGGCGGCTGTCTCATGACCTCCCGGGTGGGGTTTTCTGCCCCCAGGGCGAGGGCCGGGAGCATGTCCGTCCCCCTTCTGCCCTTCTATTTTACTTTACCTGCTCAGTTTGAGAAAGAACCCCCAAAATATATTCCCCTTTCTGTTAAATTCTCATTCGTATCGGCAGGATAACCGTTGTCAGCCCGTGCCATTGCAAGCGACGCTGAATAGCAAAGGCTGTCTCGTTGTGTAATATCTTGTGATAGAATTTTTCAAGCCGAAAGGTGAGTTGGCCGGTAAACACCGTCGATCGTGGATACTCGGCGGCGATATCCCTGCAAAGGTGCATGGCGTTTTCTACCACATCTGTTCCCACTGCCATGCGGTAGTCGGCGGCGAAGCCGAGCTTCCTTGCCAGTTCAACGTATTTCTCAAGCTCATCCTTTAACGATTGTTCCAGGGCTTTAACTTCTTCTGCGCCCTTGAATGAACCGGAGTCAATAACTGCCACAGAAACGAAGATAATGTTCTTGTAGGTATTGGGAAAGGTCGTAAGAATAGAAAGCAGGGTATGAACGCCGAACCCACTGAATCCGGAGACAAGTTGAACGGCTGTTGGATCGTTCTTATCAGGCGGATTGTTGTTGACCGGCCCGGATGTGGGAAAGTTCAGCAGCGTCTTGTCAAGCTCTGCAATTCCTTGCCATACCGTTTGATAGTGGCTGTGGATGAGATAACAGACGCCAACGACCAGAGATGTGATCAGAAGCGTCATCCAGCCGCCTTCGAGAAATTTCTCCACAGTGGTTATCACAAGAATGGTGGCGCAAAGGACAAGCCCGACAAGATGAACGCTCAAGTGCTGCATCCATTTGGGGTCTTCCCTGCGGCGCCGGATGTAGAAACGGGACATTCCCAACTGAGAAAAGGAAAACGTAACAAAAACGTTGATGGAGTACATGATCACCAGCGCCGATACCGAGCCATGGGTATAGATCAACAGAGCAATGGCCGAAGCTCCCATAAGGACGATGCCGTTACGCATGGTCAGCCGTTCGGACAGCGCCGCAAACCGGTGGGGGAACCAGGAATCAACCGCCATGTTCGCCATCACCCGGGGCCCATCCACAAACCCGGTTTGCGCTGCAACCAGAAGCAATGCGCCCTCGGAAAAGATCGTGGTAAAGGCGATTGCCTTTCCCATCCCCCAACCGGCAAACAGGTTGTCTGCAATCACGGCATTAAGGGTCTTGCCTTCCACCGGTTTTACGTCAAGAAGCGCATAGCACAGAAACAGTACGCCTGCGGTAAAGGCAAGGGAGCTTGCCATATAGAGCATTGTCCGCTTGCCGGTCTGCACCCGCGGCTCTCGCATGATCTGCAAACCGTTGGAAACTGCCTCGATGCCGGTATAAGTCCCGCCTCCCAATGAATAGGCCCGCAGGAACAGCATAAGAATACCTGCGATGCCTATGGAGGAGATGTCCTGCTGAATGCCGGTCTGAAAGTCATTCACCAGGGGAATAAAGCGGTCGGTATGGGTAAAGAGGCCATCGAGCAGCAACAAAAGATGGGTGGCAACAAAGGTCACAAAAATGGGCGTCATGATCGCGACAGATTCCTTGACCCCCCGGATATTCAAAACAATCAGCATCAAACATAAGAAACAGGCAACTGTGACTTTGTAGTGGTGGAAGTTCAGGGGAAGGTAACTGAAAAGCGCATCTACGCAAGCGGCAATGGATATGGTGATGGTCAGCACATAGTCCACCAGAAGGGCGCTGCCGGAGATGACCCCGGCCTTTTCGCCCAGCATGTGGGTGGCAACGATATAGCCGCCTCCGCCATGTGGGAAATGCTCGATGATCCGGGAGTAGGCGTATGAGATAATAAAAACCGTAAGGGCCGTGGTCAGGCCCAGAAGGATGGCCAGATACGTATGGGTTCCGAGCGCCCGGTAGGCTTCTTCGGGACCGTAGGCAGAAGATGAAAGTCCGTCGGCTCCGAGGCCTATCCATGCCAGCACCGGGATCAGCGACATTTTATGAAAAATATTGGGGTCTTTCACCTGCTTGGGCGCCCCTATGATCGCATGAATGATTTTTGTGATGACATTTCCTTCCGTTTGGCTGTCACTGGAAACCATACAACCTCCATAACAAACTGATTATCCACTTTAAACGAAAAAAAGCCGCCGGCACAAGACCGGCGGCTTTAAATAACGCTGACCTTTGCCCTTCCAAATGCCTACGGAGTTAGCTGACGGGCTCGGGCTTGGAAGTGCCCTATCCAAAAAGGACTACGCCCCAAAAGTTTGGGTCCCCCGCATCCATTCTCTGAATGGATTTCGGCTACAAGTTATGTTAGTATGCGACTGTAATGATTCACCATAAGTTTGTCAAGCGCCAAATTGTCCCTTGTAAATGCAATATGATTATGTCACCCCTAAAATCCCTTTTTTAGTAACAATTTAGCGTTTTGAAAATGCATGATAAAAAGTGCAAAGAAACATATCAAATCTGGAACTCAGAAACTCAGGGAAGTGCAAACACAAATAAAGAGGGTCTATCTGTTCCTGATTTCCTGAGTTCCAGATTAATAGCCTTTTTTGAGTGTAGGACTGTTTCAAACACCTAACGTGTTACCGCGATTTTTTTCTTGATACCCATTTTCTTATCTCTTCTGCCGCAAACAGGATAAAGGCAAAAGGAATCAGGATAAACCACACCTTTACGGCGATGGGATAAGTGGAGAATATCTTATTACCCCAGGGATGATAGACGATAAATAACTGCAACATAAGCTCAGATGCTATGCCGACAAATATCAATTTGTTAGAGAAAAAGCCGATGCGGAATACAGATTCCCGGAAGGAGCGGCAAGCGAAGATATTGGCCACCTGAGTGATTATTATCGCCGTAAGGCAGGCGGTGGTGGCCTGCATGTAAAGCGGATGGTTTGCGGCCAGCATTTCTCCCCACTTCCAGCCGCCGGTATTCAACACATAAAAGAATCCAAATAGCCCTGCTGCGGCCTCTATAGGGCCGAGGAATAAATAGGCACGGCTCAGGAGTTTTAAATTCAGGAGCCTCTCCTCAGGGCTTCTCGGCGGCTGTCTCATGACCTCCCGGCTGGGTTTTTCCGCCCCCAGGGCGAGGGCCGGGAGCATGTCCGTCCCCAGGTCAACCGCCAGTATCTGCATGATAGTCAGGGGTAGAGGGATTCTGAAAAGCACATAGGCAAGATAAGGCACCATCTCAGGGATGTTTGATGAGAATATGTAACTTATAAATTTTCTTATGTTCTCATACACGGCCCGGCCTTCCTCTACGGCGTTCACGATGGTGGCAAAGTTGTCATCGAGTAGTATCATATCCGCGGCTTCCTTGGCCACGTCGGTTCCAGAGATGCCCATGGCGATACCAATATCCGCCTTCTTCAAAGCCGGGGCGTCGTTTACTCCATCACCGGTCACGGCCACCCTCTCCCCCTCTTCCTTAAGAATGGATACTACCCTCATCTTGTGCTTGGGTGTCATCCTGGCAAATACTATCTCTTTCTCGGTGAGTTTTTCTCTGAGTTCCCTATCACCCATCCTCTCGAATTCATGCCCCTCTATCACCACCGGATTACCCTTTACCAGCCCTATCTCTCTGGCAATGGCCAGGGCCGTCCGGCTTCCGTCGCCGGTAATCATTATCACCTTTATGCCCGCCGCATGGCATCTCTCCAGGGCTTCAGGGACTTCCGGCCTGGGCGGGTCTTCCAGACCGATCAGTCCTACAAAGACCATATTGGTTTCGAGTGACGCGGCGTTGAGATTTGAAATTTGAGATTTGAAATTTGAGATTTCTGCCATCTCTTTGTAGGCAAAAGCAAGCACCCTTAACCCCATATCCGTCAATGAATGATAGGCATCCATAATTCTTTTTTTGTCAGTCTCATTTAACGGGATTACCCCTTTGTTTATCAGTATGTGGCTGCATAATGGTAAAACGCTTTCTAAAGCCCCTTTGGTAAAGGCGAAAAATCCCCCCTCCCCCCCCTTTGGCAAAGGGGGGTCGGGGGGGATTTTATTCACAGCGGTCATCCGCTTTCTTTCGGAATCAAAGGGTATTTCAAACACTCGCTCTGCCTTTAAATCCCCAACGGTTTCCCTTGCCGCCCTTAACAGCGCGATTTCTGTGGGATCTCCTTTGTATTGCCCATCAATAAGCCGGGTATTGTTACAAAAATAGGCTATTCTCATCAGGCTGTTGACTGTGGACTGCTGCTCATCGACCGTCCATATTTTTTTTGCCTCCATCCGGTTTTGGGTAAGGGTGCCGGTCTTGTCTGTGCATATAACGGTCACCGATCCCAGGGTTTCAACCGAAGTGAGGGTCTTTATCAGGGCCATTTTCCTGGCCATCCTCTGGCTCCCCATGGCCAGGGAGAGGGTGACCGTGGGGAGCAACCCTTCCGGCACATTGGCCACGATTATACCCACGGCAAAGATAAAGTTCTCCCAGAACCCCCTTCCAACGAGGTGCCCGATAACGAAAAAGACAACGCCTGTTATGGTGGCTATAAAGGCGATGATCCTGGTCACTTTAATAATCTCTTTCTGGAGGGGGCTTAGACCGGCTTCCACGGCGCTGGTCAGGTGGGCTATACGGCCGAACTCGGTCCGCATACCGGTGGCAAAGACTATAGCCTTTCCAGAACCGCTGACTACAGTCGTTCCGGCAAAGGCGATATTTCTGCTTACTATCAGTTCCTCCTCGCCGGGTTCATGATGCAACGACACGGGTTCGGATTCGCCGGTGAGAGGGGCATTGTTTACCATAAGGTAGGTGACATCTATAAGCCTGGCATCTGCCGGGACCTTGTCGCCTTCGGAAAGGATGATTAAATCGCCTGGTACTACCTCTCTGGCCGGCAGCTCCCTTTCTCCCCCTTCCCTTATTACTTTCACCTGAAAAGGAAGGAGAAGTCTTAATTTCTCAATGGCCTTTTCCGCCTTGTATTCCTGTATAAATGTAAAGACGGCGTTGATGAATATTACACCCACTATGGCCAGGCCGAGGGTCAGCATCCCCTCTCCGGGGTGCAGATATTCTGATAAAAAGGCCAGCCCGGCCCCTATCCAGAGGAGTATGGCCAGGAAATGGGTAAACTGTCTCAGAAAACGGATGGATAAGGAGGTCTTCCTCACCTCTCTGATCTCATTGGGGCCGAATTCCAGAAGCCGCTTTTGGGACTCTTCTTCGGTGAGGCCGCTTTCTGATGTGACCAGATTGCGTAAAACTTCTTCTCTGGTGAGGTTATTAATCTTCATGCCGGGGGCTCAGGATTATGAGGTCGCAGGGTGTCATTCTCAGGACATCTTCCACGGGATTGCCTTTCAGAACCGCACTTAACAGGTTCCTTTGGCTGGCTCCCATTATTATCAGGTCGTGCCTTTTGGCCGCCGCCTCTATGGTTATACTCCGGGCTGTGGCGCCGGGCAAAAACCGGCCTTCAATCTCAATCTTATGTTTCCGGATATGCCCTATGAAATCCGTGATGTCTCCCGGCAATCTCTTTTCCCATTGGGCCGGAGTCAGATGTATCTCGCCATGGAAAAACCTGGTCATGGGCCTTGTGGCATGAAAGACGAACACCTTTGAACCAAAACTCTGGGCTATCTTTGAGGTGAAGTACGCCCTTTCTGCTATACGGTCAATCATGGCTTTCAAGGGTACGAGTATTTTGTGCGGGTGTATCTTTCCCATGTGCACCACCCGCACCAGGGCTACGGAGCAGGGAAGTTTTAGAGAAAGGCCTCTGGCAACGGTGCCGGCGTAGAATCTTTTCTCAATATCTTCCCTCCGCGTGGAGGCAAAAACTATGTCGATCTTTTCTTGCCTGACAATTTTGTCAATCTCTTTCACCGGGTCTCCGGTCCCTATAATGCTCTCCACCGGAAGGTCCATAGCCAGGGCCGCATTAAATAGTCTCTTCATGGCATCCTCGGCCCGATCCAGGCCGGCTCCGGACATCCCCTTTTCCGCCACAAAACACAGGTAGAACCTTGCCGCGCAGGCCCGCGCCAGGTTCATGGCATACCTTGCCGCGATCTCTGAATTCAGGTGTTCATTAACTGCGGATAAAATTTTTTTGTACGTCATGGCAATCTTCTTTAAACTATAATCATAAAAAATCCGACAAGAAAATTATGCAAATTCAGATCGTTGTTTCAACTTAATTGGTGTTCATCCGGAAACTAATGTTTCCGGCTTCACGCTTTCAGCAATCAGCGATTAGCTGTCAGCAAAACCTAAGACAAGACAAACAACACATTAAGCTGAACGCTGACAGCTCATCCGGAATTCTTGGATTTCCGGATTAAAACAACTTAATTAAAGTTTAGGGTTCAAAAAAAGAGTTGTCAACGAATAAGAATAATCGTATTATTTTTTATGATCGTTTAAGAACAGGGAGGTTATTTGACTATGGCGGCAAAAGCTAAAAAAGAGGCGGCGGCGAAGGCCCAAAAGCCGAAGGCTCCGGCGGCAGTGAAGAAAGAAGGGGCCGGCGTTACGGCGAAGGCCAAGGCCATGGCAACAAAAAGGGCCAAAGGTTTGAACATCTCTATCGAGGGCCTCACGCTTGCAGACGCTGTCAGGGCCATCCAGCGCGCCGAAGGCAATTTTGACTGTTTCGGCACGGCTATCGTATATTGCGATCAGGCCGATTGCTGCTGGCGTTTTGCCTGTTTGACGACTTAACTATAAGGCCATGTGCGGACTGGGGTTTCTCGGCTTACTGCTCTGGATTGCAGTTATCGCCGGATGGCCGGTATTAGTATATATCTGCGTAAAGAACCTCTTGGCCATTAAAAAGTAGCTAAGCCAGTGCTGCGGCAATCCTGTCCACAATAAAGGATTGCTCGTCTTCCGTAAGAAAAGGATGCATAGGCAGGGAGAGTATTTCCCCGGCCACGGAT contains:
- the recQ gene encoding DNA helicase RecQ; this translates as MNEGNVPEELRILDTLKTVFGFQSFRPNQESIIKSIIRRQDVFAVMPTGGGKSLCYQLPAKITRGTVVVISPLISLMKDQVDAALGNGISAAFINSSLGARQISDIYRILKDGRIELLYIAPERFAIPTFLETLTTVPVSLFAIDEAHCISEWGHDFRPDYLNLGIIREAFPEVPIAAFTATATLKVQEDIVGRLGLISPYIVRASFNRPNLFYQVMRKNRVEPQMLQFLKEHANESGIIYRATRDSVMETVDFLKSRGIAALPYHAGLSAEERSRNQESFSRDEASVIVATIAFGMGIDKSNVRFVVHADLPKNVESYYQETGRAGRDGEPAQCLLFFSRGDIPKIRYFIDQISNDDERRIALEKLNQMVGYASHNLCRRKQLLGFFGEDYPSDVCGACDICSGSVESIDVTVDAQIFMSAVARTQERFGIGHIIDIITGADTRRIRELRHNQIKTYGAGTHKGKNYWRYLADELLAQDAVCQEGGKYPVLKLTAKGLAILHGKGQVAALKREESGAKARPMAGSASEAHDNALFEILRGVRKSIAEDEHVPPFIVFSDKTLREMAGSSPVTPSDMSRISGVGTAKLERYGEAFVRAIRRYLDDNPGISTRAGQYSALDDKPGPKKKKGETVGETYGLFRKGLSLEEIAKSRGLAPSTIAAHLERLIHDGRDIDIGRLIDPEKREKIEALFLTLQQWNLNPIVEHSDGTVTYEEARLVRAWLLSKAPA
- a CDS encoding cation-transporting P-type ATPase; the encoded protein is MKINNLTREEVLRNLVTSESGLTEEESQKRLLEFGPNEIREVRKTSLSIRFLRQFTHFLAILLWIGAGLAFLSEYLHPGEGMLTLGLAIVGVIFINAVFTFIQEYKAEKAIEKLRLLLPFQVKVIREGGERELPAREVVPGDLIILSEGDKVPADARLIDVTYLMVNNAPLTGESEPVSLHHEPGEEELIVSRNIAFAGTTVVSGSGKAIVFATGMRTEFGRIAHLTSAVEAGLSPLQKEIIKVTRIIAFIATITGVVFFVIGHLVGRGFWENFIFAVGIIVANVPEGLLPTVTLSLAMGSQRMARKMALIKTLTSVETLGSVTVICTDKTGTLTQNRMEAKKIWTVDEQQSTVNSLMRIAYFCNNTRLIDGQYKGDPTEIALLRAARETVGDLKAERVFEIPFDSERKRMTAVNKIPPDPPLPKGGEGGFFAFTKGALESVLPLCSHILINKGVIPLNETDKKRIMDAYHSLTDMGLRVLAFAYKEMAEISNFKSQISNLNAASLETNMVFVGLIGLEDPPRPEVPEALERCHAAGIKVIMITGDGSRTALAIAREIGLVKGNPVVIEGHEFERMGDRELREKLTEKEIVFARMTPKHKMRVVSILKEEGERVAVTGDGVNDAPALKKADIGIAMGISGTDVAKEAADMILLDDNFATIVNAVEEGRAVYENIRKFISYIFSSNIPEMVPYLAYVLFRIPLPLTIMQILAVDLGTDMLPALALGAEKPSREVMRQPPRSPEERLLNLKLLSRAYLFLGPIEAAAGLFGFFYVLNTGGWKWGEMLAANHPLYMQATTACLTAIIITQVANIFACRSFRESVFRIGFFSNKLIFVGIASELMLQLFIVYHPWGNKIFSTYPIAVKVWFILIPFAFILFAAEEIRKWVSRKKSR
- a CDS encoding universal stress protein translates to MTYKKILSAVNEHLNSEIAARYAMNLARACAARFYLCFVAEKGMSGAGLDRAEDAMKRLFNAALAMDLPVESIIGTGDPVKEIDKIVRQEKIDIVFASTRREDIEKRFYAGTVARGLSLKLPCSVALVRVVHMGKIHPHKILVPLKAMIDRIAERAYFTSKIAQSFGSKVFVFHATRPMTRFFHGEIHLTPAQWEKRLPGDITDFIGHIRKHKIEIEGRFLPGATARSITIEAAAKRHDLIIMGASQRNLLSAVLKGNPVEDVLRMTPCDLIILSPRHED
- a CDS encoding APC family permease, which encodes MVSSDSQTEGNVITKIIHAIIGAPKQVKDPNIFHKMSLIPVLAWIGLGADGLSSSAYGPEEAYRALGTHTYLAILLGLTTALTVFIISYAYSRIIEHFPHGGGGYIVATHMLGEKAGVISGSALLVDYVLTITISIAACVDALFSYLPLNFHHYKVTVACFLCLMLIVLNIRGVKESVAIMTPIFVTFVATHLLLLLDGLFTHTDRFIPLVNDFQTGIQQDISSIGIAGILMLFLRAYSLGGGTYTGIEAVSNGLQIMREPRVQTGKRTMLYMASSLAFTAGVLFLCYALLDVKPVEGKTLNAVIADNLFAGWGMGKAIAFTTIFSEGALLLVAAQTGFVDGPRVMANMAVDSWFPHRFAALSERLTMRNGIVLMGASAIALLIYTHGSVSALVIMYSINVFVTFSFSQLGMSRFYIRRRREDPKWMQHLSVHLVGLVLCATILVITTVEKFLEGGWMTLLITSLVVGVCYLIHSHYQTVWQGIAELDKTLLNFPTSGPVNNNPPDKNDPTAVQLVSGFSGFGVHTLLSILTTFPNTYKNIIFVSVAVIDSGSFKGAEEVKALEQSLKDELEKYVELARKLGFAADYRMAVGTDVVENAMHLCRDIAAEYPRSTVFTGQLTFRLEKFYHKILHNETAFAIQRRLQWHGLTTVILPIRMRI
- a CDS encoding IS3 family transposase: MKKYRFRYPIGFMARILEVSRSGYYAWLKAVPSQRAIRHRGLKPLIEEVHIQSRKTYGSRRITAELQEQGHEVGRDQVSRLRKEMGLFCVQKKKFK
- a CDS encoding transposase, which encodes MKQNHSYSPELKAEVIKMVIEQGMTHDEVSRRLTIPKGTIAGWVVSYKKGKGTSMPGTPSVADLTAENARLRKELAEARLEREILKKAAAYFAKESMPGTRS